The following DNA comes from Polynucleobacter sp. MG-6-Vaara-E2.
TCTGCGCTTCATTTGGTGAGCACACACCGGCCGAGTGGGAAATTTATAACGGGCCAATGTTGGTTGAGAATAATGGTCAATGGATCATGCACTATGACCCCAATATTTCGGTGCCTTTTGCTACAGTCAACCCCATTATGGCTAAAGCTGGGGAGATGGCGATGTGGCATGCATTTAAGCAAATTCATATCCTGATATTGATTGTGCGCGGTGGTGATTCTGATCTGCTATCTGCCGCAACCGTTGCCGAGATGTGCAAAGTCAATCCCTATGCCCGTAGCATTGAAATTCCCAATGTTGGACATGCACCAGCATTTGTAAAGCCAGAACAAGTTGCTTTAGCAAAAGAATTCTTTAGTTAATCTTTTATCTCATTTTTGCCAATGGCAAATACGCCTACTAAACCCGAAAAAGCTTCTCTCTTTCAGGATGCTTGGTATGGTGAACCAGCTGAGACACACGCCCATGGTGTTGCACAGATATTGCAATCACTCAATTTGGATGAGGCAACTTTAATTGCAGCAAACAATATTGCCCGCACTCACAGCAAAGAGGCTCTCACTAAGCTAGTCGGAGAAGAGCCTGCCAAACTCCTAATAAGTTATCGAGGTTTGCGTCAGGCGCAGGCGAAGTTGGTGCGCGAAGATGGCGGGCTAAGTGTTTCTGGTCAAGAGGAGATGCTGCGCAAAATGCTTTTGGCATTTGGCGATGACTTAAGAGTTATTCTGATTTATCTTGCCTCCCGACTTCAGACCTTACGCTGGGTTACTCAAGAGAAGATCGAGATGCCCGCACCCTGGGCACAAGAAATTCTCAATATTGATGCTTCTTTGGCAAATCGTTTAGGTATCTGGCAAATGAAGTGGGAGATGGAGGATTTGGCCTTCCGCGTTCTATCACCAGTGGTCTATCGCGATATCGCCAAGATGCTCGATGCCAAGCGGATTGAGCGCCAGGCATTTATTGAGCGCATTGTGCGAGAACTTCAAGCAGAGTTAAAGGCGGCTCACATCCCTGGAGACGTATTGGGTAGACCAAAACATATCTACAGCATTTGGAAAAAAATGCAGGGTAAGTCACTCGACTTTGCCAATCTGTATGACGTGAGAGCATTTCGGGTTCTGGTTGAGGATGTAAAAACGTGTTATGCCGTATTGGGTATCGTGCATAACGTCTGGCAACCGGTGCCTCGTGAGTTTGATGACTACATTGCTAGACCTAAGCCCAACGGTTATCAATCGCTGCATACCGTCGTCATGAATGAAGACGGAACTGCATTTGAAATTCAGGTGCGCACCCGTGAGATGCATCAGCAAGCTGAGTATGGTTTAGCTGCACACTGGCGTTATAAGGAGGGCGCTTATGCTGGTATGGCCACACCTCCCAGGACAAATAAGCCCAGTATCAATCACCAACAGGGCACACATAGCGCTGAAGTTGCGTACGAAAGACAGATTGCTTGGGCAAGGCAATTGATCTCGTGGAAAGAGGATGCTTGGGAGCAGCTCAAGCATCATGAAATCGATGATCATATTTATGTGCTGACACCACTAGGGAAGGTGATCTCTTTGGAGAAAGGATCAACTCCCATCGACTTTGCTTATGCTGTTCACACGAATTTAGGTCATCGTTGTCGTGGCGCGCGCGTTGATGGTGCAATGGTGCCTCTTGAGACTGCACTTAAGAATGGTCAAACTGTTGAGATCATTGCAGTCAAGCATGGCGGCCCATCGCGTGATTGGATTAGTCCGGATAAGCATTACGTACGCTCGCAAAGAGCGCGTCAGCGAGTACGTGCTTGGTTTAATGCACTCGATGATGAAGAGGCTGGTCAAGTTTCAAAAGCCCCGGACATTAAAGCGGAAGCCAATCTTGAAGTAAAACCTACTACTCCAGAAATTATTCTGCGCCATAGCAGTCGTAAAACCGGGCAGGTTGGTGATGTCTTAGTAGTTGGAGTGGATTCATTGCTAACGCAATTAGCGCGTTGCTGCAGACCTGTACCACCAGATCCTATCGCGGGATTTGTGACTCAAGGTAGAGGAGTCTCCATTCATCGCCGTTCTTGTAAAACATTCAGGGGTCTATTAGATAGAGCGCCTGAAAGAGTTATTCAGACAGCTTGGACAGCATCCGTTTCTAACCCTGAAGTAAGTTCAGAGCAAAAACGGGTCTTCCCGGCAGACCTGGTAGTAACTGGATTAGATCGAGCTGAACTCATGCGGGAGCTATTTGAGATTCTGACGCGTCAAGGTGTTCATGTGACTGATTTACGCAAATCGACCAAAAAAGGTCTGGCACAGATCCTTTTGACGGTTGAGGTGAAGGATTCTGAAGTATTAAGGGTGGTTCAAAATAGCCTAGAAGAGGTCAAAGGGGTCACCCAAGTACGTCGCCGGTGATAAACTCTAGGGCTGTATAGGCTCGTAGCTCAGCTGGTTAGAGCACCACCTTGACATGGTGGGGGTCGTTGGTTCGAGTCCAATCGAGCCTACCAACGAATAATGACCCAGAGGCGCGGTTGCCCACAAGCTACCGCGCTTTCTTTTTAGGTTGATGTATTAAAGCTGTTGTTCAGTTAATAAGATGGAGTTGTTATGCCAGTAGTTACTCTGCCCGATGGATCAAAACGTGAGTTTGATGCTCCCGTTCGTGTAGCGGATGTTGCCCAAAGCATCGGCAGTGGGCTAGCCAAAGCAGCCCTTGGCGGTATTGTTGATGGCAAGATGGTCGATACCAGCTTCTTGATTGATAAAGATGCCCAGCTTGCCATCATTACTGATAAGAGTCCTGAGGCCTTAGAGATTGTGCGTCACTCAACAGCGCACTTATTGGCATACGCTGTAAAAGAATTATTCCCGGAAGCACAAGTCACCATCGGCCCAGTTGTTGACAATGGTTTTTACTATGACTTTTCTTATCACCGCCCATTCACACCAGATGATTTGGTAGCGTTAGAAAAGAAAATGACTGAGCTTGCTAAAAAAGACGAGCCAGTGGTGCGCAGTGTTATGCCACGCGATGAAGCTGTCACATTTTTCAAGGATCAAGGCGAACATTACAAAGCTGAAATCATTGCTAGCATTCCGCAGAATGAGGATGTCTCGCTTTACGCAGAAGGGAAGTTCACCGACCTTTGTCGAGGGCCTCACGTGCCTTCCACTGGCAAATTAAAAGTATTTAAGTTGATGAAGCTTGCTGGCGCTTACTGGCGTGGTGACAGTAAGAATGAGATGTTACAGCGTATCTACGGCACGGCCTGGTTGCGCAAAGAAGATCAAGACGCTTACTTGCATATGCTTGAAGAGTCTGAAAAACGTGATCATCGCCGCCTAGGAAAGCAGCTTGATTTGTTCCATTTCCAGGAAGAAGCTCCCGGCCTGATTTTCTGGCATCCAAAGGGTTGGTCTATTTGGCAAGAAGTAGAGCAATACATGCGACGCGTGTATCAACAGGAAGGTTACCAAGAGGTGAAAGCGCCTCAGATTCTGGATCGCGCGCTTTGGGAAAAATCAGGTCACTGGGAAAACTATAAAGAGAATATGTTTACGACCGAGTCGGAGAATCGGGCTTATGCATTAAAGCCGATGAACTGCCCAGGTCACGTGCAAATTTATAACTCGGGCTTACATAGCTATCGTGAGCTGCCATTGCGCTTTGGTGAGTTTGGTCAATGTCATCGTAACGAACCCTCAGGCGCATTGCATGGCTTGATGCGTGTGCGTGGTTTCACGCAAGATGATGGCCATATTTTCTGTACTGAAGACCAGATTCAGTCTGAGGTCGCTCAGTTCGATAAAGCGGTACGTGCCGTTTATCAAGACTTCGGCTTTGCCGAAGTCGCTGTGAAGTTGGCTCTCCGTCCGGAAAAGCGTGTTGGTGATGATGCGATTTGGGATAAAGCAGAGGAAGCACTTCGCGGTGCCTTAAAGGCTTCTGGTCAAGAATGGGAAGAATTACCAGGTGAGGGAGCTTTTTACGGTCCAAAGATCGAATACCACCTCAAGGACTCTATAGGGCGAACATGGCAGTGTGGCACGATTCAGGTCGACTTCTCAATGCCGGCTCGTCTTGGTGCTGAATATGTGGCTGAAGATAACAGCCGCAAGACCCCAGTCATGCTCCATAGGGCAATTGTGGGCTCTTTAGAACGTTTTATCGGCATTTTGATCGAAAACCACGCTGGAAATATGCCGGTTTGGCTCGCCCCAACGCAGGCTGTGGTCCTCAATATCTCTGGAAATTCTGCTGCATATGCACAACAAGTGCAGCAATTGCTGAAAAAACAAGGGTTTAGAGTCGAATCCGATTTGCGGAACGAGAAAATTACGTATAAAATACGCGAGCACGCATTACAGAAGATCCCATTTTTGCTTGTCGTAGGGGATAAGGAATCAGAAAGTAATACGGTGGCCGTTCGTGCCCGTGGCGGAGTGGATTTGGGTGTAATGCCTATTGATGCCTTCGTTGCCCGACTCCAGCAGGATATATCCCAGAAAGTCGGACCCGAGCCTAGCTAGGGTTAGAGCGGTGTTTATTGTTTTTTTAAAGGAATTAAGAAGATCGCTACTGAAAAATTGCAGCGCATTAACCGGGAAATTACTGCTCCTGAAGTGCGTTTGATTGGAATTGATGGAGAGCCCATCGGTGTAGTTAAGTTGAGTGAAGCCTTGGCTGCAGCAGAAGAGAAAGAGACCGATTTGGTTGAAATTGCTCCGACAGCTGTGCCACCTGTAGTCCGAATCATGGACTTTGGCAAATTCAAGTACCAAGAAGCGAAGCGGATGCATGAAGCTAAGCTGAAGCAAAAAGTGATTCAGGTGAAGGAAGTTAAATTCCGTCCCGGCACTGATGATGGTGACTACGGTGTGAAGCTACGCAATTTAATCCGCTTTTTGGAAGATGGCGATAAGACAAAAATTACGCTACGTTTTCGGGGTCGTGAAATGGCCCACCAAGAAATCGGAGCAAGAATGTTGGAACGTTTGAAGTTGGACTTACAAGAGTTTGGCCAAGTTGAACAGTTTCCTAAGATGGAAGGTCGCCAGATGGTGATGGTATTGGCCCCCATTCGTAAGGCTAAGTAACTAGGTTTTACCTGGTTCTTATGTAGGGAGGCACCTGAGGTAACAACTAAAGGTGCTGGCAGTTTGAAGTGCTTCTGGGTACAGGAAGAGTAACCGTCGGTTACCACCTATGTTGCACAAGTAGAAGAAAGGGTGCTTTATGCCCAAGATGAAGAGCAAGAGTAGCGCTAAGAAGCGCTTCACGGTTCGCGCAGGCGGAACGATCAAACGAGGTCAGGCTTTCAAACGCCACATCCTCACTAAGAAGACCACCAAGAACAAGCGTCATTTGCGTGGTTCCACAGAAGTTGCGAAATCTGATGTTAAGTCAATTCGCTCCATGCTTCCTTACGCTTAACCTCAGACTAGATTAGGAGAATTTAATGCCAAGAGTCAAACGTGGGGTTACAGCAAGAGCCCGTCATAAGAAAATTACCGATGCCGCAACAGGTTACCGCGGTCGTCGTAAAAACGTATTCCGTATTGCTAAGCAAGCGGTTATGCGTGCTGGTCAATATGCATATCGTGACCGTCGCAATAAGAAACGTGTATTCCGCGCTTTGTGGATTGCTCGTATCAATGCGGCAGTT
Coding sequences within:
- the thrS gene encoding threonine--tRNA ligase is translated as MPVVTLPDGSKREFDAPVRVADVAQSIGSGLAKAALGGIVDGKMVDTSFLIDKDAQLAIITDKSPEALEIVRHSTAHLLAYAVKELFPEAQVTIGPVVDNGFYYDFSYHRPFTPDDLVALEKKMTELAKKDEPVVRSVMPRDEAVTFFKDQGEHYKAEIIASIPQNEDVSLYAEGKFTDLCRGPHVPSTGKLKVFKLMKLAGAYWRGDSKNEMLQRIYGTAWLRKEDQDAYLHMLEESEKRDHRRLGKQLDLFHFQEEAPGLIFWHPKGWSIWQEVEQYMRRVYQQEGYQEVKAPQILDRALWEKSGHWENYKENMFTTESENRAYALKPMNCPGHVQIYNSGLHSYRELPLRFGEFGQCHRNEPSGALHGLMRVRGFTQDDGHIFCTEDQIQSEVAQFDKAVRAVYQDFGFAEVAVKLALRPEKRVGDDAIWDKAEEALRGALKASGQEWEELPGEGAFYGPKIEYHLKDSIGRTWQCGTIQVDFSMPARLGAEYVAEDNSRKTPVMLHRAIVGSLERFIGILIENHAGNMPVWLAPTQAVVLNISGNSAAYAQQVQQLLKKQGFRVESDLRNEKITYKIREHALQKIPFLLVVGDKESESNTVAVRARGGVDLGVMPIDAFVARLQQDISQKVGPEPS
- the rpmI gene encoding 50S ribosomal protein L35 encodes the protein MPKMKSKSSAKKRFTVRAGGTIKRGQAFKRHILTKKTTKNKRHLRGSTEVAKSDVKSIRSMLPYA
- a CDS encoding bifunctional (p)ppGpp synthetase/guanosine-3',5'-bis(diphosphate) 3'-pyrophosphohydrolase is translated as MANTPTKPEKASLFQDAWYGEPAETHAHGVAQILQSLNLDEATLIAANNIARTHSKEALTKLVGEEPAKLLISYRGLRQAQAKLVREDGGLSVSGQEEMLRKMLLAFGDDLRVILIYLASRLQTLRWVTQEKIEMPAPWAQEILNIDASLANRLGIWQMKWEMEDLAFRVLSPVVYRDIAKMLDAKRIERQAFIERIVRELQAELKAAHIPGDVLGRPKHIYSIWKKMQGKSLDFANLYDVRAFRVLVEDVKTCYAVLGIVHNVWQPVPREFDDYIARPKPNGYQSLHTVVMNEDGTAFEIQVRTREMHQQAEYGLAAHWRYKEGAYAGMATPPRTNKPSINHQQGTHSAEVAYERQIAWARQLISWKEDAWEQLKHHEIDDHIYVLTPLGKVISLEKGSTPIDFAYAVHTNLGHRCRGARVDGAMVPLETALKNGQTVEIIAVKHGGPSRDWISPDKHYVRSQRARQRVRAWFNALDDEEAGQVSKAPDIKAEANLEVKPTTPEIILRHSSRKTGQVGDVLVVGVDSLLTQLARCCRPVPPDPIAGFVTQGRGVSIHRRSCKTFRGLLDRAPERVIQTAWTASVSNPEVSSEQKRVFPADLVVTGLDRAELMRELFEILTRQGVHVTDLRKSTKKGLAQILLTVEVKDSEVLRVVQNSLEEVKGVTQVRRR
- the rplT gene encoding 50S ribosomal protein L20; this translates as MPRVKRGVTARARHKKITDAATGYRGRRKNVFRIAKQAVMRAGQYAYRDRRNKKRVFRALWIARINAAVREHDMTYSVFMNGMKKAAIELDRKVLSDMAIADKAAFAALVTRIKSVVNAAA
- the infC gene encoding translation initiation factor IF-3, giving the protein MATEKLQRINREITAPEVRLIGIDGEPIGVVKLSEALAAAEEKETDLVEIAPTAVPPVVRIMDFGKFKYQEAKRMHEAKLKQKVIQVKEVKFRPGTDDGDYGVKLRNLIRFLEDGDKTKITLRFRGREMAHQEIGARMLERLKLDLQEFGQVEQFPKMEGRQMVMVLAPIRKAK